TGACCTGCTGGGACGTATCCGTCCCGGGACATGAAGCAGCCGACGGGACACGGTTGCGGCACTGCGGGGAGACCCTTGTCGATGAGTGGCCAACGTCCGCAGGACGCAGCGGCAGCACGAAGGCTGGGCGAGGCGCTGCGGGGACTGCAGCGAAGCTCGGGCCGCACGCTTCGCACCCTGGAAACCCAGGTCCGCATCAGCGACTCGTCCCTCTCCCGCTACTTCCGCGGCGAAACCGTGCCTCCATGGCCCGTCGTCCGGGACCTGTGCCGGGCGCTGGGAGCAGACCCCAGCGTGTACCGGGCTTTATGGGAGGCCGCCGACCGCAGCCGGCCCGAGGAACCAGCCCCTGCCGCCCCGCCACAACAACCCTCCCCCACCTGGCCGCGCCGACTGCGCAAGCGCCTGACCGGTTCATGGGGCTTCGCCGCGGCCGGCACCGCCATCGGCCTTGCGGCCGGGCTGACGCTGTTCGGCCTCCAGCACTCACCCACCGCGCCCCCTGCCCAGGGCGTCACCGAAGCGAAGGACGCGAAGACCGGCTATAGCGATGCCGGCGTGCTCGTCCACAACGTCGAAGAGAAATGCCAGAAACCCCGTACGCACGAATGCGCGCTGCATCTGGCCTGGGACCCCTACCGTCCCTACACGACGGCCAACTCCGCCGACCGCGTCTGGCACCATGACCTGCTGCACGCGCGTTGCCGGATCGCCGACGGCGTCACCGTCACCGACGAGGAAGAAAAACACAGCAGCATCTGGATCCAGGTCTCGCGGAAAGGGCAGCACCTATGGCTCCCTGGGATCCGCGTCGAGCCCGACACGCTGGCCCAGTTGACCATCGTGCTGCCCAGGTGCCCGACATGACGGAGCAGCGCCCCAGGTCACCCGCTGGGTCACCCGCTGGCACGGTGCGGAGACCGACTCCCTCGCGTAGCCCGGCGTGCATAGGTTGGGCTTCCAGTGATCATCTCATCGGGGGTGGACGTGGCAGGCCGGGATCTGAGGGCCCTGTTCAGTAAGAACGACCGCAGTCTGGAGACTGACGAGCGTTCACGAACCGGTCCTCGCAGTGGGAAACGGTTCACGGCCGCTGCTGCTTCTGGATGCGCCGAAAGCGAGCCGGGCGGCTGCCCGGCACCGTACAGGGCTTCCCCACCGGGGCCTTGCAGGTGGGGCACGGCACGCGTGAGGCACTGCGGGCCAGGTCCTCGGTCGTGGTTCCTCTCCTGCGCACGGGCTGCTTCCCGCCGCCTTGATCCCGTTCCTGGGCTGCTTCCTTCTTCCAGCACAGGATGACCAGGAGGAGCCGTTCCTCTTGCACGCCTCATGTTCCGTGCCTCTACGGAGGATGAGGGTGGCGCGGCGCGCGGGTCAGGGCTCCGGAGCCTCCCAGGCGAGCGGAGCGAGGCCGCGCAGGGCCTGCCACTGGGGGGACTGTAGGAGACTGGCGGCCCGCGTCATGGAGGAGCGGTCGACCGTCGTCTGCCACTCCCGGCCGGTGAAGTACTTGGCCTCCAGCGCGGCCACTTTCGCCCTCAGGCGTTCCGCTTCCGGGCTGTTGTAGCTCCACACGCGGCCCAAGGCCGCGCGGGCCTCGGCCAGTTCGCTCGCACGACCAGCCAGTTCGTGGGTATGGCCCCGCAGTTCCTTGGCCGTGACGTGCAGGATGGTGTTGGCGTCGACATCCAGGACCACCTCGATCACCGGAGTGCGCCGGGGATGCCGGGGCAAATCCGAGACCTCGAGGACGGCGAGCGTCCTGTTGTCCGTGACATTCGGGCTTTCGCCCTCGACGACGTGCACGGTCATGGTGGTCTGACCGTTCTCACTCGTGGCGACGAACGCCCACCTGAGCGTGGGGATGGTGGTGTTCCGCTCGATCACCTTCAGCACCGTGCCGTCGTAGGTCTCGAAACCGAGCGAGGCCGAGACCACGTCGAGGAGCAGCACGTCCTTGACGCCTCCGGCGAGCACGCCACCCTGGATGGCGGCACCAGTGACGATCCCCTCGGGGATGAGACCGCGATAGGGCTGTCTGCCACCGGTGAGTCGGCGCACCAGCTCACCGATCGCCGGCATCCGCGTGGCGCCGCCGGTCAGGATCACCTGGTCGAGTTCGGAGTGCCGGATCCCGGCGTCACGGATGGCCTGTTCGATCGGTCGGCGGCAGCGCGCCAGCAGGTCCCGGGTCATGCCCTCGAACTCGGTGCGCGTCAGGGTCTCGTCGAGGTGCACTGGGAAGTCCGCGGTGGAGGACAGGAAGGGCAGACGGACGGTGGCGCTGCTCGCCGACGACAGCTCCACCTTCGCTGCCTCGGCGGCTTCCTGGAGCCGCTGGCGCGCCGGGACGTCCTGCGTGAGGTCCACACCGTGCCTGTCCCACACCCGGCGCAACAGGTGCTGCACGATCCGCTGGTCCCAGTCGTCACCGCCGAGGTGGTTGTCGCCGCAGGTCGCCTTGACCTCCACGAGACCGTCCCCGACCTCGATGAGAGTGACGTCCAGGGTGCCGCCGCCGAGGTCGAAGATCAGTACGGTGGCGTCCTCCTCCCTGTTCAGCCCGTACGTGAGCGCCGCAGCCGTCGGTTCGTTGAGGACCCGCCGCACGTCGAGCCCGGCCCGGCGGGCGCTCTCCACCAGCACCGCCCGCTGGACCAGGTCGAAGTTCGCCGGCACCGTCATGACCGCCAGCCGGGGTGGCTCCCCGGCGTACGCCTCCGCGTCCTCCCGCAGACGCCGCAGGATGAGCTCCGCGGCGTCCTCCGCCGTCAGTTGGACCGCTCCTCGGGTGATGCTCCAGTCCGTGCCCAGCCGCAGCTTGACGGACCGCACCGTGTAGTCGGGGTTCGCAATCGACTGTCGCTTGGCGGCCGTGCCCACGAGGATTCCTCCGTCTGCTGTGACGGCCACCAGGCTCGGTGTCGTGAGGGCGCCCTCCGCGTTGGGGATCAGGCGTACGTCCTCGCCTTCGAGGAGGGCGATCGACGAGTTCGTCGTACCGAAGTCGATGCCCACCACAGGACCGGAGGTCCCGGTGAGTCGGCGCGGCGGTGACGGGCGGGCGGGGCGTGCCGCCCGCGCCGTGGGGATATCGCCCAGTCCCCGCTCGTGCCACAACTGCCGTGCCCGGCGGGCGACTTCGCGGTCCGCGTCGGCGATAAGTCCGAGCAGCGCCGCTCTGGCCGCGTCCCGGGTCGGTTCACGGACGCTGCCGAGCAGCTGCTCGACGAGGTGGAGGGAGCCGATGCGCTTCCAGGGCTGGACGTCGAGCACGGCCGCCCGCATCTCGGCGAGCCGGTCGACGTCGCCGTGCCGGGGGCTGCGGGCCAGGTAGATCGTGCCCTGGGCACTGTCCACGCTGAGCGTGGGGGTCTGGCCGGCGATGCGTTGCCGTACCTGCTCGTGGACGTAGTCGTAGAGCTCGTCGACCGAGACCAGGCCGTCGCCGTCAAGGTCGGCGGAGCCGTCCCGCAGGCCACGGACCACCGCCGAGGTGAACACGGACGGTTGGGCGGGGGTGCGGCTGTAGCGGACGTCCTGCTCGCTCTCATGGGCGTACTGCAGGGCGGTGGAGGCTGTAAGGACGACCCGGCCGTTGCCCGCGAAGGGCTCGGCGATGTCGACGGTGGGCGTCCCGGCGTCGCGGCGCAGCGCGTTCAGGGTGAATGCCCCGCTGTAGCAGCAGTCCAGCAGGACGACGATGCGCCTGGAGCGACTCTCGCCCATGAAGGTGCCGACTGTTTCCGCGGAGACAGCGGTGGAGCCGGGATAGTCGCGTTCGGTGTCGCGCATGACGAAGTACAGGCGGTTGCGGACGTCCTTCCACCCGTGCAGCGACAGGTGCAGCAGGAGCAGGTCGTCGCGCCCGGCCCGGGTGAAGAAGGACTCCAGCGCGCGCATCGCCGCGCGCTGACCGACATCGACGAGGGTCTCGACCTCGAATCCCGCGATGTCCGGATCGCCCAGCACCGCCGCCAACTGCGCGGCGTCCGCGGCGGCGGCTGGCAGCGTGGCGAAGTGGTCGTCGTCGTACGTGCTGTTGGCGATGATCAGGGCCCGAGTCGCCACGGCGGGTTACTCCCCGTGGCGGCGGAGGAATTCGTCCAGTGCGCGCTGCTGCACCTCGTCGGAGGCGGCAGTCAGTTCGATCTCGTCGTCGCCGAGCTTGAGTCGCACTGTTCCGGAGCGTCTGCGGTTGAGCCAGTCCTGTACAAGGCCGGCGAGCACCGGGAGTAGCGCACCGCTGCCGCCGAGACCGATCAGCAGTGCGCCTAGCTCCAGTGCGCCCGTCCCGCGGGTGCCCGGCGGTGGCGGGGACTGCGGGACCCGGTCGATGCTCGCCAGGTCGAGCCCGCGCAGCTCCTCGATCAGGTATTGGAGCAGCTCTTCGGCGTACTCCGGGTCGTCGTCCCCCGCGTCAAACACGAGCCGGACCGGAATCTCCGCTGACATCACGACGCTCTCCCCCGTTCCCTCTCCGCAGGGGGCAACTCTAGCGGCGCGCGGCGAGCACCGTGACGTATTGGGAAACGCCGGGTTGGTCAGAATTTGCGCAGGATGAGGTGTTGTACCTTGTTGTCGGGCCCCTGTGCAAGACGAGGGTGGCGCGGCCGCGGGTGGGGCGAAGTGGCAGGGTGGGCCGCGCTCCGCCCACGCTGACTCCACGAGCTTCTGGTTGGCCTTCTTCTGCTGGGCCACCTTCGCCCGGGCCGCCGTGGCCTGGGAGGCTGACGCGTCCAGGCCCGACCGTCCCCCTGACCTCAATGGTGGTGCGCGACAGCTCAGGGGCGAGAACCGCAGTCCGCATGGGTGAAATCGGCCAGTCGCTGGCAGCCGTACTCGCCACGGTTGTTCTCGACTTGACTGCTGCCGACCTCACCGGCCTCGAACCCGACCGGCTACCTGGGATCAATGCAATCTGGTCATCCGGCACTGTCTGGCCCTCCGGCATCGCTGACCGGATACGCACCTCCTCTCGGGAGGTCGGCCCCGGCATTTTCCTGGTGCGACATCTGGATTGGGCGTAAAACAGCAGGTAGCTAGCTGTAAGCGCTACCGCCGGATAGTCATCCTCTTCCCTGGCGACCCCCAGTTCGTGACGTGCCGGAATCGCGCCTATTCCTCCTGACGCTCTGGCAGCGGGAAGCGTCAGGCGCGCCCCGGCCCGGCGCGGCAGCGGACTGTCGGACATCCCTGGCAGGATCAGCGCATGCTCATCACGCCCCGCCCGGGAGCCGACCGCAAAAACATCCGCAAGGTCCTGAACGACGTCCGCTTCAAAGCTATGGCCTTCGCGGGCCTGCCCCCGGTGGCGTGTTCTCCCGTCTCCTGAAGTACCTGGCGTGGGCCACCGAGGCAGCAGAACTGTTGCGCTCCCAGATCAGTGACAAGGACATCGGTCACCTCCTCTTCACCCGCCGCTACGGGTCCCTTCTGGGCAGCTGCGGCACGCTCTCCGGGACCGATCAGCAGCGCCTCGTCAACGGCCTCGTCGACCTGGAGGTCACCGAACGCATCCAGGCCCTGGAGGCAGCCGGGAACGCGCTGGAGGCGCAGACAGCCCGTTGGACCGGGATTGGGTGGTTCGTGGTCGCCGACTCCAGCTTCTACATCCCAAACACGGTCGCGCTCGCCAACGCCGACCTGCACCAGGTGCTAGGAATGCCGCCGAACGAGCACATCCGGCTGCTGTTCCCCATCGCCGTGGTCCACGAACTCGACAGCTTGATGGACGCCGGCAAGCACCAGGCCAGGTGGCGGGCTTCCCATACGCTCGGGCTCCTGGACCACACCCTCAGCGGATCCACCTCCGGCATCCTGCGTTACGCGGACAACAGTGGCGAGCCTGCCGCGTGGCACGGCGAAGTGAACGTGGAGATCGTCATGGACCAGCCCGGCCATGTACGTCTGCCCATCACCGACGACGAGATCATTGACCGGGTGGTGGCTGTCCAGGCCCTCGCCGCCCGGCCGGTGCGGCTGTTGACGTGCGACACCGGGCAGCACACCCGCGGCCGGGCCGCTGGGCTGAACGTGACGAAGGTACCGGCGAAGGACCCGGGGCCGGAGCCGGACTGGGAGGCGCAGGACAAGCCTGGCAACGGCACCCGAGCGAAGCGCCGCGAGAGGCAGGCCGCCCAGCAGGAAGCCGGCGCAGGGTAGACCGCTCCTCAAGCCGCGCCGCGACGCATGCGTCACGCCTCCTCATGCCAGGGGAAGCCATCCGGGTCCGCGGCGGCACGGGTCCAGAGCCGCTCATCATCATGGCCGCGGATCTGGTCCAGGAACGGGAAGTCCTCCGGCTGCACGGCCAGTTTGGCGACAGGGGTCACTGGTACGGGACTTGCCCATTGGGCCAGCTGCACCGAGACATCGCCGACCCGCATCCGCGGCTGCAGCTCGAAGGTGCCGGCGGGCAGCAGGTAAACCGTGCCGGGACGCCAGGGCTGCTGCTTCAGCGCCTGCGCGCTGATGGAGAAGTAGTAGTGCGGCTCGCCGAGCCGCTCGCTGCCGCTGGCGAGGCGGACGCAGCCATTGATCAACGACATCGGGTGGCGGTCCCGGTCCAGGATCGCGTAGTACATCGGCCAGAGCCCGTCGCCGGCGGCGAAGACCGCGCGCCGGTTGCCGAACTCGCTGTTGTCGTCCGGCTGCCGGGGTTCGAAGCGGCTGATCGCCGGGTCGCCCGAGCCGTGCAACAGCAGTCTGCCGCGGTCTGCGGCATGGCACAGGAACTGCCATTTCGGCGCCTCGAGCCGGTAGTCGATGGGCTCATCGGGACCGTTCGCGAGCGCTTGCTCCAGCAGTCGGTCAAAGGATGCCGACGTTCCGCGGTCCGGGGGTGGAGCGGGACGGGTCATCCAGTACGCAGGCAGCTTCATCAGAGCAACCTATTGGTTTTGTATCTCGGTGTGGGAGTCTTTTCGAGGTGACTGTGGGAGTCACCCTCTGACCGAGTTTGCGATGCCGGTTTGTTTTGACGTCAGTTGGGGGCTGTGCGGTGGAAGCGTGAGACGTGCTTCTGCCGAAGGGATTCATAGGGGGAACTGGGTCGGCCGAGCTAAGGGCTGGTCGGCGGGGCGACGATCAACTCGGTGTCCGGATCGTGGTCGATCTGGGGAGGGCCGGCGACGATCATGGTGGCTCGGGCCCACGGCTGTTCTCGCAACATGAACGGCAGTTCCTCCAGCAGCCAGTTCGCCACATGCGTCAGCTGCTCGGGGGAGTCACCGTTGCGGACGACCAACAAGCGCTCCTGCTCATCGAGGTCACCCTGCATCCACACCGAGGCGTCCAACCACGGGGCAAGCTCTTCGCGGATGACGCCGGTGCCCTCGACCCAGATGAAGTCGGCACCGGCGGGGATCGTGATCGATCCGGGCCGGTCGTGGGTGATCCAGGCATCAGGGCGGAAGTGCACCGCCTCACCTCGATGCAGGGGTTGCAGGATGTTCTCGACGAGCACGGCACCCCAGCCGAAGTAGGCGTGGTTCCAGGCGATGTCGTCGGTGTGGATGATGGCGGAGTTGGGCACCACTTTGCGCAGCCGCTCGGCCAGGGTCGTCTTGCCGGCGCCGCCCCGGCCGTCAATCGCGATCACCCGCGGACGTCCGGTGACGTCGGGTGATGCATCGCGCAGCTGCCGAACGGCATCGAGCACGGTCACCACCCGCCAGCCAACGGCCTCGGTCTCGCCTGGATGCAGACGCATCGACAACCTGTCTCCGGAGGTGAGGACACACGTCCGGCCTGCCGGACGGTCCACTCGTCGCCTGACCTTATCGAGGTCATGGTCGAGCGGCCATGTCGGAGTCGGGCGGCGACACTCGATCCGTTTCGCCGGCCTCCGTGTCGGCGCGCGGGATGGGTGGCGAGTGCCGTGGAGTGGCACTGGAGACCACCAGCGAGGGGATCCAGGGGCTGGTGTCGCCACGTCGGATCCCAAGCGATCAGGCAGGTTGAAAAGAGGTCACTGAGTGACGTCACTTCCCACTGCCTTTGATCATGCAGGTGCGGCCGAGGTGACTCCCGGACTCACGTCGAAACGAAAGCACGAGCTTGTCTCTTCATCTCTGTCCGCTCAGGTCTGCGGGCGCCTCTCCGTAAGGCGCGGTTTCTGATCACGTGCAAGGGGAGAGCTGTTCGCGCACCCATTCGGGAGCGGGGTTGGTGTGTGGCTGGCCCGCCACGACGACGGTTGGCACGGTCTCGTTGCCGTCATTGGCTGCCCTCACCGCTGCAGCTCCTGTCGGGTCACGCCAGATGTCGACCCAATACAACTGGCGGGCGCTACGGCCCAGCCGAATGCGGAGTCGCACGCAGTACTTGCAGCCCGGACGCCAGAAGACGACTGGCCGTCCGTCGACCACGCTGCGGCGTTGTGCCTCCCGCGCACCGATCGACCTCGGGAAGATCAGGGGCGAGTTCACGCCTGCGAGCGTCAGGAACGCCAGCTGGAGTGCTGCAGCTGTGCCGAAGTTCCCCTTGAAGATCAGCCCAGCCGCGACGGCTGAGCCGCAGAGCACAAGCAGCATCGGCAGGATCCAAGCGCGCATCATGGTGACGCAGGCTATCGATGGGTCGAAATGCTCCTCGAACCAGGCAGCTCACCTGGGTGTTCGCCGGCCGCCGAGGTGGCCTTCGTCGTGCTCATGTGCTTCTTTGGCCGGAGCACATGATCGGGCGGAGGCCGCCCGCACGTCCGCTGAACAGCGCAACCAGATGGACAGCGGCGTCCTCCCGCGAGTCGACCGGCGGCTCCTCCTCTACCAGCGGTAGCTGATCGAACGGCTCGCCACCATCGAGGAACCCGAACACCGCCAGCTTCTCCGGCACTTCGCCACCTGGCACCAGATGCGGCGCGCCTGCGGGCAGAGGCAGAGAAGGCACCGCTGGGACGCTCCCAGAGCAACCACACCAAGCAGGAAGTCACCCAGGCTGGTGCCTTCCTCTGATGGCTCGCCAGCCAAGGCCACGCCATCGGGCAGTGTCAGCAGGCCGACATCGACGCCTGGCACGCCGAGAGCCTGGCCATATGATGACTCCCTGCCCATGCGGGCCAGGGTCACCGCCGCGCTCGTTCTCCTCTATGCGCAATCTGTCAGCCGCATCGTTCGCCTCACCATCGACGACGTCACCGACGACGAGACCACCGTCACCATCCAGTTGGGGGCCCGCCGTCCCGCTGCCGAAGCCCGTCGCCGACCTGATGCGGGCCTACATCCAGTCCCGTCCGCATCTGCCCTACGCCAGCAGCAGGAGTGCACAGTGGCTCTTCCCCGGCCGCCAGGCCGGACAGCCGATGAACCCAGTCAGCCTCCAAGTCCATCTGCGTGAGATCGGCGTCCCGTCGCAGCGCGGCAGGACCTCCGCAATCCGACAGCTCGCTCTCCAAGTGCTGCCCCGCCCCTCGCCATCGCGAAGGCACTCGGCTACCACGACAAGACCGCCACCCGGCTGGTCACCGAGGCCGGCGGTACCTGGAGTCGATACGCGCCCGGAGCCACACACGGTGAAAGACCGGACAGCCATCCACCGCTGTGGTCCCTGCTGGCCGGGCAAGGCAGTCGACAGTCAGACGACGACTGGCTGAACCGTCAGGGTTTCCTGCGGCGGTGTCGATCGTGGCCTGAGTGCCCAGCGGGATGGTCGGAGGGTGTGGGCCGTGGCCGGCAGGGAGCCCGCCGAGGACAGGAACGCCCAGGCGAGTCAGCCGGTCACGCAGGACGTCGGCAATGCCCCATCCCCCAGGGTCGGGTCATCGTCATCCTGGTCGAAGCCGATGAACTGGCCGAGCACGACCCCGTGCAACCCGTCCAGAGCCCCGGTACGGGTCAGCTGGGTCAGCGCGCGGTCGGCCTCCCCCAGCCCTGTGCCTCACTGGTGTTCGACAAAGAGGATCGCCCCCTTGAGGTTCGGCAGACCGGCTCCGGCCTCGGTGCGGATCGCGTCAAGGTTGCCGCCGACCAGGACACCGGTCGCGGTGCCCTCGACGGAGACTGCCGCACTGGCCTGGCTGGTGTCCCGGTGAATGATGACGGGATCAGTGGTCATCAGCGCGCGGCGAACGGCGTCGGCTGATGACGGCCCGCACCATTCGTCGCTCGCGTTGGGGAAGGGGCCGTGCAGGCAGGCCAAGCGGCATCGATCCCATAGGGCGAGGTGGAGGTGGGTGATGTCGCTGAAGCCGACCACCGGTTTCGGGTCACGGCGCAGCGCGTCGGTATCGAGGTCGTCAACGATGCGGTATGTGCCCTTGCCGCCCATGGCGGCAAACACCGCGCGGACCCCGGGTCACCGAACGCAGAGTTCAGATCGAAGACGCGATCCTCATCCCGACCGGCCAGCCGCCTACCGCGAGCCCGACCGGACCTGCGGTCGCGCGCTGATGGACAAGCCCATCGCGCCCATCAGCCGCGGCGTTCCTCGCGCGCTGGCCGAGGTCGTTACGCTCGGCCGCAACCTGCCCAACTACCTTGCACGGTCACTGCTCGAGACCTGCGGATTCAGGCCGCAATTGCCCCTTCAATCGTGA
The nucleotide sequence above comes from Streptomyces sp. NL15-2K. Encoded proteins:
- a CDS encoding helix-turn-helix transcriptional regulator encodes the protein MSGQRPQDAAAARRLGEALRGLQRSSGRTLRTLETQVRISDSSLSRYFRGETVPPWPVVRDLCRALGADPSVYRALWEAADRSRPEEPAPAAPPQQPSPTWPRRLRKRLTGSWGFAAAGTAIGLAAGLTLFGLQHSPTAPPAQGVTEAKDAKTGYSDAGVLVHNVEEKCQKPRTHECALHLAWDPYRPYTTANSADRVWHHDLLHARCRIADGVTVTDEEEKHSSIWIQVSRKGQHLWLPGIRVEPDTLAQLTIVLPRCPT
- a CDS encoding Hsp70 family protein encodes the protein MATRALIIANSTYDDDHFATLPAAAADAAQLAAVLGDPDIAGFEVETLVDVGQRAAMRALESFFTRAGRDDLLLLHLSLHGWKDVRNRLYFVMRDTERDYPGSTAVSAETVGTFMGESRSRRIVVLLDCCYSGAFTLNALRRDAGTPTVDIAEPFAGNGRVVLTASTALQYAHESEQDVRYSRTPAQPSVFTSAVVRGLRDGSADLDGDGLVSVDELYDYVHEQVRQRIAGQTPTLSVDSAQGTIYLARSPRHGDVDRLAEMRAAVLDVQPWKRIGSLHLVEQLLGSVREPTRDAARAALLGLIADADREVARRARQLWHERGLGDIPTARAARPARPSPPRRLTGTSGPVVGIDFGTTNSSIALLEGEDVRLIPNAEGALTTPSLVAVTADGGILVGTAAKRQSIANPDYTVRSVKLRLGTDWSITRGAVQLTAEDAAELILRRLREDAEAYAGEPPRLAVMTVPANFDLVQRAVLVESARRAGLDVRRVLNEPTAAALTYGLNREEDATVLIFDLGGGTLDVTLIEVGDGLVEVKATCGDNHLGGDDWDQRIVQHLLRRVWDRHGVDLTQDVPARQRLQEAAEAAKVELSSASSATVRLPFLSSTADFPVHLDETLTRTEFEGMTRDLLARCRRPIEQAIRDAGIRHSELDQVILTGGATRMPAIGELVRRLTGGRQPYRGLIPEGIVTGAAIQGGVLAGGVKDVLLLDVVSASLGFETYDGTVLKVIERNTTIPTLRWAFVATSENGQTTMTVHVVEGESPNVTDNRTLAVLEVSDLPRHPRRTPVIEVVLDVDANTILHVTAKELRGHTHELAGRASELAEARAALGRVWSYNSPEAERLRAKVAALEAKYFTGREWQTTVDRSSMTRAASLLQSPQWQALRGLAPLAWEAPEP
- a CDS encoding PIN domain-containing protein codes for the protein MFSRLLKYLAWATEAAELLRSQISDKDIGHLLFTRRYGSLLGSCGTLSGTDQQRLVNGLVDLEVTERIQALEAAGNALEAQTARWTGIGWFVVADSSFYIPNTVALANADLHQVLGMPPNEHIRLLFPIAVVHELDSLMDAGKHQARWRASHTLGLLDHTLSGSTSGILRYADNSGEPAAWHGEVNVEIVMDQPGHVRLPITDDEIIDRVVAVQALAARPVRLLTCDTGQHTRGRAAGLNVTKVPAKDPGPEPDWEAQDKPGNGTRAKRRERQAAQQEAGAG
- a CDS encoding glutaredoxin domain-containing protein, giving the protein MMRAWILPMLLVLCGSAVAAGLIFKGNFGTAAALQLAFLTLAGVNSPLIFPRSIGAREAQRRSVVDGRPVVFWRPGCKYCVRLRIRLGRSARQLYWVDIWRDPTGAAAVRAANDGNETVPTVVVAGQPHTNPAPEWVREQLSPCT